The DNA window GGCGCTGGAGACCCGATCGTGATCCGCGGAGCTGCACCTACGACCAACTGGACGTTGCCGTTCCTGCGCTTCTCTCCGAGGTGTTCGGTGCACGGGGCTAGTCGCGACGAGCAGGTATTTTGAGCGAGCGATGAACGCGGGAACCAGCAGCGGCCGAACGCAGAGTGCCGTGCTCATCCCGGTGCCGGAGGCGGACACGGTCGTTGGCAGGTGGCGCCACGAGTACGACCCGGTCGCGGCAGCGGGCGTTCCTGCGCACATCACCCTTGTGGTCCCGTGGCTGCCCCCATCGGAGATAACCGAAGACGATCTGGCCGAGCTCGACGGAGAGCTCGCGGACGTGAAGAGGTTCGAGTTCGAGCTGACCCACGTCGACTGGTTCGGCAGAAGGGTGCTTTGGGTCGCGCCCGAACCGGATCAACCTTTTCGCGACCTGACCAACCGGCTTGCAGACCAGTTCGGAACCCCACCGTACGAAGACGAGTTCGACGAGATCCGTCCGCACCTGACGGTCGCCCACGCGAGCGACGGCGTCGAACTGGTTCCGATCGCCGCGGATGTGACCCGAGGTCTGCCGCTTCGTTGCAGAGCCGAAGAGGTATGGGTGATGGTGGGGGACGGCGTCAAGTGGACGTGCCGTCACCGGACCAATCTCGCCGGCTAACCCCCGCTGATCATCTTGAACAGGAGCTGCATCTCCTCGCCGGGATTTGCCGGCACGGTGTAGCCGCTCTCGTCACGGATCTCACCGAAGTGATCGCGAACGTCCTCGAGGGTGAGCTTCGGGTTGTAGTAACCGGTGGTCATGCCGATGAAGAACCGGGCGACCCGTCCACCACCGACGGTGTAGATCTCTCCGGTGACCGGGCAATCCTCGTGAACAAGCCAGGCGACGATCGGGGAGACAAGTTCGGGATCGAGCTTCTCGGCAGCCGCACCCATGAGCTCCTCGGTCATCCGAGTCCTCGCGATGGGCGCGATCGCGTTCACCTTGATGTTGTACTTCGCTCCTTCATTGGCCAGAACTCGCGTGAGGCCGACCAGTCCCATCTTTGCCGCGCCGTAGTTGCTCTGGCCGAAGTTGCCTAGTACACCCGAGCCGGACGACGTGTTGACGATCCGCCCGTAACCCTGCTCGCGCATCTTGACCCATGCCGGCCTGGTCACGTAGAACGCGCCTTTCAGATGGACGTCGATCACCGGGTTCAGCAGATCGGGCGTCATGTTGTGGAACGTCTTGTCGCGGAGGATTCCGGCGTTGTTGATCACGATGTCGACCCGGCCATAGGCGTCGACGGCGGTCTGCACGATCTGCTCGCCGCCTTCTGGCGTCGAGACGCTGCTCGCGTCGGACAACGCTTCGCCACCTAGATCACGGATCTCCTTTGCGACCGTCTCGGCGGGGCCCTTGTCCGATCCTTCGCCGGATACAGATCCACCCAGGTCGTTGACGACGACCCTGGCGCCCCGGGAAGCGAGGAGCAGCGCGTGCTGCCTTCCGAGCCCGCCGCCCGCGCCGGTGATTACTGCGACTTTGCCGTCGTATCCGAGATCAGCCATGGCCGATGACGGTATCCCAGGTCGTCGATTTGGCTCCAACCCGGAGGCTTGTGGGTTTTCCTGTGGAAAAATTTGTCCCCGGGAAAAGGCCGCAAAAGCCGCGCTCCGGAGGGGGGTGGCTGGCGGTGGGCCACCTTGGCGTGGTCGAATTGATACGTGAAGGGCAGATTGGGCGCGTTCGTCCTTGGGGTGGTTGCCTGTCTGGCGGGATTGGTGACCGCGCCCCTTCTGCTGCGGGTTCCCGTAGCGTCCGCTCAGAGTGCGTGCGGTCCCGTGGGCCAGCCGTGTACCTGGAACTTCTCGCCGCTCGGCGCGAACGGCGGCGGCGCCGATGTTTACGCCGGCCAGGCGGCGGGTCGGGAAGGCGCGGGCGTGCTTGTGGCCGTGGTCGACACCTGGGTGGACCCGACGCATCCGGCCTTGGGCGGCCGGGTCGTCGACGAAGCCGACTGTGTGGGCGCCGGTGCGAGCGGATCTCCCGATCCCGGCTCCTGCCACGACCACCAGTACGGGAAGGATGCCTGCGATCACGGAACTCACGTGGCAGGAAGCATCGCTTCGTCGAACTACGGAGTTGCGCCTCGGGCGAACATCCTCGCGGTGCAGACGCTCACGGCGGATTCGAGTGGCAGCTGCTCGGGGGACCCCACCGATGTGGCGGCTGGCGTCCTTTTCGCAGCTCAGCATGGGGCCCGAGTTATCAACCTGTCGGTCGGTGATCTCTTGCCGGGTTTCACCCAAGATTCGAACCTCACCGCCGCGGTTCACCAAGCTGCCGCCCTCGGAGCGCTGGTCGTCTTCGCGGCGGGAAACAACGGTGCGCCGATCAGCGACAGCTACGGGTCCGACGCCCTCCTTGTGGCTGCGACCGGGCCAAGCGGTCAGCTCGCGGGCTACAGCAACGCCGGCGGAGGTGTGAGCCTGGGC is part of the Acidimicrobiales bacterium genome and encodes:
- a CDS encoding SDR family oxidoreductase produces the protein MADLGYDGKVAVITGAGGGLGRQHALLLASRGARVVVNDLGGSVSGEGSDKGPAETVAKEIRDLGGEALSDASSVSTPEGGEQIVQTAVDAYGRVDIVINNAGILRDKTFHNMTPDLLNPVIDVHLKGAFYVTRPAWVKMREQGYGRIVNTSSGSGVLGNFGQSNYGAAKMGLVGLTRVLANEGAKYNIKVNAIAPIARTRMTEELMGAAAEKLDPELVSPIVAWLVHEDCPVTGEIYTVGGGRVARFFIGMTTGYYNPKLTLEDVRDHFGEIRDESGYTVPANPGEEMQLLFKMISGG
- a CDS encoding S8 family serine peptidase produces the protein MKGRLGAFVLGVVACLAGLVTAPLLLRVPVASAQSACGPVGQPCTWNFSPLGANGGGADVYAGQAAGREGAGVLVAVVDTWVDPTHPALGGRVVDEADCVGAGASGSPDPGSCHDHQYGKDACDHGTHVAGSIASSNYGVAPRANILAVQTLTADSSGSCSGDPTDVAAGVLFAAQHGARVINLSVGDLLPGFTQDSNLTAAVHQAAALGALVVFAAGNNGAPISDSYGSDALLVAATGPSGQLAGYSNAGGGVSLGAPGGDDGTTCIGACLIGGSGCAPNNCVLSTVPGGQYALMEGTSMAAPHVSGTAALLFGENPGRSRADVIHALQATAHPLSGAGSGLIDAGAALALEPAGAPAGTVPPRAAPPPASSGTQRASAAGLSRPNTPSAGVPAASNGSALPSSPTIATTTSPPSPSSVPQTLGSLPGPRSPSRRSAAAAVHGGTSGTSDSVAAAGGVAALLLLLAGAGTGVFALRRRA
- a CDS encoding 2'-5' RNA ligase family protein, with protein sequence MNAGTSSGRTQSAVLIPVPEADTVVGRWRHEYDPVAAAGVPAHITLVVPWLPPSEITEDDLAELDGELADVKRFEFELTHVDWFGRRVLWVAPEPDQPFRDLTNRLADQFGTPPYEDEFDEIRPHLTVAHASDGVELVPIAADVTRGLPLRCRAEEVWVMVGDGVKWTCRHRTNLAG